A portion of the Ricinus communis isolate WT05 ecotype wild-type chromosome 10, ASM1957865v1, whole genome shotgun sequence genome contains these proteins:
- the LOC8274872 gene encoding GDSL esterase/lipase At5g03820, with translation MGFASSFWGTSFCLLVLVSSVANADPIVPALIIFGDSVVDVGNNNNLNTLIKANFPPYGRDFVTHRPTGRFCNGKLATDFTAEYLGFTSYPPAYLSQDAQGRNILTGVNFASAASGLYDGTATLYSAVSLTRQLNYYKEYQTKVVIMVGQAKANDIFAGAIHLLSAGSSDFIQNYYINPLINGIYTPDRFSDNLITFYSSFIQNLYQLGARRIGVTGLPPTGCLPAAITLFGAGSNQCVERLNRDAISFNNKLNSTSQSLVSNLPGLKLVVFDIYQPLLDMILKPTDNGFFEARRACCGTGTLETSVLCNARSLGTCSDATQYVFWDGFHPSEAANKVLAGDLLAQGFDLIS, from the exons atggGGTTTGCTAGTAGTTTCTGGGGTACTTCCTTTTGCCTTCTTGTTCTAGTATCCTCAGTGGCTAATGCTGATCCTATTGTTCCAGCGCTCATCATCTTTGGGGACTCCGTTGTTGATGTGGGTAACAATAATAATCTGAATACACTTATTAAGGCAAACTTCCCTCCTTATGGAAGAGACTTCGTTACTCACAGGCCAACTGGAAGATTCTGCAATGGAAAGCTAGCTACAGATTTTACTG CTGAGTATCTTGGGTTCACCTCATACCCACCAGCTTACCTTAGCCAAGATGCCCAAGGTAGAAACATCCTGACTGGTGTCAACTTTGCCTCAGCTGCTTCTGGTCTGTATGATGGCACAGCCACTCTATAT AGTGCTGTCTCATTGACTCGGCAGCTGAATTACTACAAGGAGTACCAAACAAAAGTTGTAATCATGGTAGGACAAGCCAAGGCCAATGACATATTCGCTGGTGCTATACATCTTCTGAGTGCAGGGAGCAGTGATTTTATTCAGAATTACTACATCAATCCTCTTATTAATGGAATCTACACACCAGATAGATTCTCTGATAATCTCATCACATTCTACTCTTCTTTCATTCAG AATCTATACCAACTGGGAGCTAGAAGGATTGGAGTGACAGGCCTACCACCAACGGGGTGTTTGCCTGCAGCTATCACGCTCTTTGGTGCAGGAAGCAACCAGTGTGTTGAGAGGTTAAACAGAGATGCAATTTCCTTcaacaataaattaaacagCACTTCTCAAAGCCTCGTGAGCAATCTCCCTGGCCTCAAACTCGTGGTTTTCGATATCTACCAGCCTCTCTTGGATATGATATTGAAACCCACTGACAACG GGTTCTTTGAGGCGAGAAGGGCTTGCTGTGGAACAGGTACATTAGAGACCTCAGTGTTGTGCAATGCAAGATCTCTGGGGACATGCTCCGATGCTACCCAATATGTGTTCTGGGATGGATTTCATCCTTCTGAAGCTGCTAATAAGGTCTTGGCTGGTGATCTACTTGCACAGGGATTTGACCTTATTTCTTGA
- the LOC8274873 gene encoding beta-galactosidase 15 isoform X2, whose protein sequence is MGFISVFRLSILLLVANCICSFGYEVTYDNRAIKIDGARKLILSGSIHYPRSTPEMWPQLIRKAKEGGLNTIETYVFWNAHEPHQRQYDFSGNLDLIRFIKTIRDEGLYAILRIGPYVCAEWNYGGFPVWLHNLPGIQIRTNNEVYKNEMEIFTTLIVNMMKDGKLFASQGGPIILSQIENEYGNVQSSYGDEGKEYVKWCANLAESFKVGVPWIMCQQSDAPSPMIDSCNGFYCDQYYSNNKSLPKIWTENWTGWFQDWGQKNPHRSAEDVAFAVARFFQLGGSVMNYYMYHGGTNFGTTGGGPYITASYDYDAPLDEYGNLRQPKWGHLRDLHSVLNSMEQTLTYGESKNSNYPDNNNIFITIFAYQGKRSCFFSSIDYKDQTISFEGTDYFLPAWSVSILPDCFTEVYNTATVNVQTSIMENKANAADSFREPNSLQWKWRPEKIRGLSLQGDFVGNTLVANELMDQKAVTNGTSDYLWIMNNYDHNMNDSLWGAGKDIILQVHTNGHVVHAFVNGKHVGSQSASIESGRFDFVFESKIKLKRGINRISLVSVSVGLQNYGANFDTAPTGINGPITIIGRSKLGNQPDVTVDISSNRWVYKTGLHGEDQGFQAVRPRHRRQFYTKHVLINQPFVWYKTSFNAPLGQDPVVVDLLGLGKGTAWVNGRNIGRFWPKALAPDDGTCNAPCSYIGTYEPKQCVTGCGEPTQRYYHIPRDWLKPEDNKLVLFEELGGTPDFVSVQTVTVGKVCVHGYEGHTVELSCQHGRKFSKITFASFGLPQGKCGSFTPSNNHDCHADVSTIVEKACVGKERCSIDISEKALAPIHCDARIYRLAVEAVC, encoded by the exons ATGGGGTTTATTTCAGTGTTTAGgttaagtattttattattagttgcTAATTGTATTTGTAGTTTTGGTTATGAGGTGACATATGATAATAGAGCCATTAAGATTGATGGGGCAAGGAAATTAATTCTTTCTGGTTCTATTCATTATCCTCGTAGTACTCCTGAA ATGTGGCCACAGCTTAttagaaaagcaaaagaaggAGGTCTTAATACTATTGAGACTTATGTATTTTGGAATGCCCATGAGCCTCACCAACGTCAG TATGACTTTTCTGGGAATCTGGATCTTATAAGGTTTATAAAGACTATTCGCGATGAAGGTCTTTATGCTATCCTTAGAATTGGGCCATATGTTTGTGCAGAATGGAATTATGG AGGGTTTCCAGTTTGGCTGCACAATTTGCCAGGCATTCAGATCAGAACTAATAATGAAGTTTATAAG AATGAGATGGAAATTTTCACAACACTCATTGTAAACATGATGAAAGATGGAAAGTTATTTGCATCACAAGGAGGACCCATAATTCTTTCTCAG attgaaaatgaatATGGAAATGTTCAAAGCTCTTATGGCGATGAGGGAAAGGAATATGTTAAATGGTGTGCTAATTTGGCTGAAAGCTTCAAAGTTGGTGTCCCATGGATCATGTGCCAACAAAGCGATGCACCATCACCAATG ATCGATTCCTGCAACGGCTTTTACTGTGACCAATActattctaataataaaagcCTTCCTAAGATATGGACTGAGAATTGGACTGGCTG gtTTCAAGACTGGGGACAAAAGAATCCACATAGAAGTGCTGAAGATGTTGCATTTGCTGTTGCACGTTTCTTCCAACTTGGTGGCAGTGTTATGAATTACTACATG TACCACGGTGGTACTAATTTTGGTACCACAGGGGGAGGACCATATATCACTGCGTCTTATGATTATGATGCACCACTGGATGAGTATG gtAACCTTCGTCAACCTAAATGGGGTCATCTTAGAGATCTTCATTCAGTACTGAACTCAATGGAGCAAACACTCACCTATGGAGAAAGCAAAAATTCGAATTACCCagataataataacatattt ATTACTATTTTTGCTTACCAAGGAAAGAGAAGCTGTTTCTTTTCAAGCATAGATTATAAGGATCAGACAATTAGCTTTGAGGGCACAGATTATTTTCTTCCAGCATGGTCTGTCAGTATTCTTCCTGATTGCTTCACAGAAGTTTACAATACAGCAACG GTTAATGTCCAGACATCGATAATGGAGAATAAAGCAAACGCTGCTGATAGTTTTAGAGAACCCAATTCACTGCAATGGAAATGGCGACCAGAGAAAATTCGTGGACTAAGTCTGCAAGGAGATTTTGTGGGCAATACTTTGGTTGCTAATGAACTCATGGATCAAAAGGCTGTCACTAATGGTACGAGTGATTATTTGTGGATTATGAACAA cTATGATCATAATATGAATGATTCTCTTTGGGGAGCTGGTAAGGATATAATTCTTCAAGTACACACTAATGGCCACGTTGTTCATGCTTTTGTGAATGGCAAGCATGTTg GATCACAATCTGCATCTATAGAAAGTGGTCGATTTGACTTTGTTTTTGAgtcaaaaattaaactgaAACGAGGGATCAACAGAATATCTTTAGTTAGTGTTTCTGTAGGATTGCAG AACTATGGTGCTAATTTTGACACTGCACCAACTGGAATCAACGGTCCAATCACAATCATTGGAAGAAGTAAATTGGGCAATCAACCAGATGTGACGGTGGATATTTCATCAAACAGATGGGTGTACAAAACTGGTTTACATGGTGAAGATCAAGGATTTCAAGCTGTTAGGCCTCGCCATAGACGTCAATTTTATACCAAACATGTTTTAATTAACCAGCCCTTCGTGTGGTATaag ACAAGTTTTAATGCACCCCTAGGGCAAGATCCTGTGGTGGTGGACTTGCTTGGATTGGGCAAAGGAACTGCTTGGGTTAACGGGAGAAACATTGGGAGGTTTTGGCCGAAGGCTCTTGCCCCAGATGATGGTACTTGTAATGCACCTTGCAGTTATATTGGTACATATGAACCTAAACAATGTGTCACTGGTTGTGGGGAGCCAACTCAGAGGTACTACCATATTCCAAGAGATTGGCTAAAGCCAGAAGACAATAAGttggttttatttgaagaGTTAGGTGGAACACCAGACTTTGTTAGTGTCCAAACAGTTACTGTTGGTAAAGTTTGTGTGCATGGCTATGAGGGTCACACTGTAGAATTGTCTTGTCAACATGGAAGGAAGTTTTCTAAGATCACTTTTGCTAGCTTTGGTTTGCCTCAGGGTAAGTGTGGATCTTTCACTCCAAGCAACAACCATGATTGCCATGCTGATGTTTCAACTATTGTTGAAAAG GCTTGTGTTGGCAAGGAAAGATGTTCTATTGATATCTCTGAAAAAGCTTTAGCACCCATTCACTGTGATGCCAGGATCTACAGATTGGCTGTTGAAGCtgtttgttag
- the LOC8274874 gene encoding probable glycosyltransferase At5g03795, which yields MGINDEDHCCYGSRKGYHAWRFPTSSMKLLLFMVPLIVVSGFIAVLGPKFSTNLEFLSTHSWLVKYGASLNSSLPVVSHAKLQSERVVRVQDLHPAVVVMEEAEAAVDTADRKVLISNEASSPATLDVQAIDIQQLNATGENDKQISSNRSSIAAWPNDSSIKTTHQKAFTNLERLEAGLQNARAAIKEAKNENQTEDPEYVPIGPMYWNSKVFHRSYLEMEKQFKVFVYEEGEPPVFHNGPCKSIYSMEGNFIHRMEIDDQFRTKDPEKAHVYFLPFSVAMMVQFVYVRDSHDFGPIKRTVRDYVNLVAGKYPYWNRSLGADHFMLSCHDWGPETSFSLPDLAKNSIRALCNANTSERFNPIKDVSFPEINLQTGTTKGFIGGPSPSKRSILAFFAGGLHGPIRPILLEHWENKDNDMKVHRYLPKGVSYYEMMRKSKFCLCPSGYEVASPRVVEALYTGCVPVLISDHYVPPFSDVLNWKSFSVEVPVSDIPNLKRILTSISSRQYIRMQRRVLQVRRHFEVNSPPKRYDVFHMILHSIWLRRLNVKIHDDQLSITS from the exons ATGGGGATCAATGATGAAGATCATTGCTGCTATGGGTCAAGAAAAGGGTATCATGCATGGAGATTTCCAACATCATCAATGAAGCTGTTGCTGTTTATGGTACCGTTGATAGTTGTTTCTGGGTTTATTGCTGTATTGGGTCCTAAATTTTCTACTAATTTAGAGTTCTTATCTACACATTCTTGGCTTGTTAAGTATGGTGCTTCTTTAAATAGTTCTTTGCCAGTAGTTTCACATGCAAAACTGCAGAGTGAAAGGGTAGTACGAGTTCAGGATTTGCATCCAGCGGTGGTAGTTATGGAGGAGGCAGAGGCGGCTGTGGATACAGCAGATAGGAAGGTCCTTATTTCTAATGAGGCTTCTTCTCCAGCTACACTTGATGTTCAGGCTATAGACATTCAACAACTT AATGCAACTGGAGAAAATGACAAGCAAATCTCAAGTAACAGAAGTAGTATTGCTGCCTGGCCCAATGATAGCTCCATCAAAACAACACATCAAAAAGCATTTACCAACTTAGAAAGGCTTGAAGCCGGTCTCCAAAATGCTCGTGCTGCAATAAAAGAGgctaaaaatgaaaatcaaaCAGAGGATCCTGAATATGTTCCTATCGGCCCTATGTACTGGAACTCCAAAGTCTTCCACAG GAGTTACTTGGAAATGGAAAAACAGTTCAAAGTCTTTGTCTATGAAGAAGGGGAACCTCCAGTATTTCACAATGGCCCTTGCAAGAGTATATACTCCATGGAAGGAAATTTTATTCACAGAATGGAGATTGATGACCAGTTCCGAACAAAAGATCCTGAAAAGGCACATGTTTATTTCCTTCCCTTCAGTGTGGCAATGATGGTCCAGTTTGTCTATGTGCGTGATTCGCATGATTTTGGTCCCATAAAGAGGACTGTAAGAGACTATGTTAATCTTGTTGCTGGGAAATACCCCTACTGGAACCGAAGCCTTGGAGCTGACCATTTCATGCTTTCTTGCCATGATTGG GGGCCGGAAACTTCATTTTCCCTTCCTGATCTTGCAAAGAACTCGATTCGTGCACTGTGCAATGCGAACACATCAGAAAGATTCAATCCCATCAAGGATGTATCCTTTCCAGAAATTAATCTCCAAACCGGTACAACAAAGGGCTTTATTGGTGGACCATCTCCATCAAAACGATCAATATTGGCCTTCTTTGCTGGAGGGCTTCATGGCCCTATAAGGCCTATCCTTCTCGAGCACTGGGAAAACAAAGACAACGATATGAAGGTTCATCGATACCTTCCTAAAGGCGTATCCTACTATGAGATGATGAGAAAAAGCAAGTTCTGCCTTTGTCCAAGTGGCTATGAAGTTGCAAGTCCAAGAGTTGTGGAGGCGTTGTATACAGGGTGCGTGCCGGTGCTGATCTCGGACCACTATGTCCCGCCTTTTAGCGACGTCTTGAATTGGAAGTCATTCTCTGTTGAGGTTCCGGTGAGCGATATCCCTAACTTGAAGAGAATATTGACAAGCATATCTTCAAGGCAGTATATCAGAATGCAAAGAAGAGTATTGCAAGTAAGGAGGCATTTTGAGGTTAACTCTCCGCCAAAGCGGTATGATGTTTTTCACATGATTCTTCATTCAATATGGCTCAGAAGACTCAATGTCAAAATCCATGATGATCAATTATCCATCACCAGCTGA
- the LOC8274873 gene encoding beta-galactosidase 15 isoform X1 — protein MGFISVFRLSILLLVANCICSFGYEVTYDNRAIKIDGARKLILSGSIHYPRSTPEMWPQLIRKAKEGGLNTIETYVFWNAHEPHQRQYDFSGNLDLIRFIKTIRDEGLYAILRIGPYVCAEWNYGGFPVWLHNLPGIQIRTNNEVYKNEMEIFTTLIVNMMKDGKLFASQGGPIILSQIENEYGNVQSSYGDEGKEYVKWCANLAESFKVGVPWIMCQQSDAPSPMIDSCNGFYCDQYYSNNKSLPKIWTENWTGWFQDWGQKNPHRSAEDVAFAVARFFQLGGSVMNYYMYHGGTNFGTTGGGPYITASYDYDAPLDEYGNLRQPKWGHLRDLHSVLNSMEQTLTYGESKNSNYPDNNNIFITIFAYQGKRSCFFSSIDYKDQTISFEGTDYFLPAWSVSILPDCFTEVYNTATVNVQTSIMENKANAADSFREPNSLQWKWRPEKIRGLSLQGDFVGNTLVANELMDQKAVTNGTSDYLWIMNNYDHNMNDSLWGAGKDIILQVHTNGHVVHAFVNGKHVGMYYYFLFFFLFFQFIKYIIYYYYYYYYFIFLVIGSQSASIESGRFDFVFESKIKLKRGINRISLVSVSVGLQNYGANFDTAPTGINGPITIIGRSKLGNQPDVTVDISSNRWVYKTGLHGEDQGFQAVRPRHRRQFYTKHVLINQPFVWYKTSFNAPLGQDPVVVDLLGLGKGTAWVNGRNIGRFWPKALAPDDGTCNAPCSYIGTYEPKQCVTGCGEPTQRYYHIPRDWLKPEDNKLVLFEELGGTPDFVSVQTVTVGKVCVHGYEGHTVELSCQHGRKFSKITFASFGLPQGKCGSFTPSNNHDCHADVSTIVEKACVGKERCSIDISEKALAPIHCDARIYRLAVEAVC, from the exons ATGGGGTTTATTTCAGTGTTTAGgttaagtattttattattagttgcTAATTGTATTTGTAGTTTTGGTTATGAGGTGACATATGATAATAGAGCCATTAAGATTGATGGGGCAAGGAAATTAATTCTTTCTGGTTCTATTCATTATCCTCGTAGTACTCCTGAA ATGTGGCCACAGCTTAttagaaaagcaaaagaaggAGGTCTTAATACTATTGAGACTTATGTATTTTGGAATGCCCATGAGCCTCACCAACGTCAG TATGACTTTTCTGGGAATCTGGATCTTATAAGGTTTATAAAGACTATTCGCGATGAAGGTCTTTATGCTATCCTTAGAATTGGGCCATATGTTTGTGCAGAATGGAATTATGG AGGGTTTCCAGTTTGGCTGCACAATTTGCCAGGCATTCAGATCAGAACTAATAATGAAGTTTATAAG AATGAGATGGAAATTTTCACAACACTCATTGTAAACATGATGAAAGATGGAAAGTTATTTGCATCACAAGGAGGACCCATAATTCTTTCTCAG attgaaaatgaatATGGAAATGTTCAAAGCTCTTATGGCGATGAGGGAAAGGAATATGTTAAATGGTGTGCTAATTTGGCTGAAAGCTTCAAAGTTGGTGTCCCATGGATCATGTGCCAACAAAGCGATGCACCATCACCAATG ATCGATTCCTGCAACGGCTTTTACTGTGACCAATActattctaataataaaagcCTTCCTAAGATATGGACTGAGAATTGGACTGGCTG gtTTCAAGACTGGGGACAAAAGAATCCACATAGAAGTGCTGAAGATGTTGCATTTGCTGTTGCACGTTTCTTCCAACTTGGTGGCAGTGTTATGAATTACTACATG TACCACGGTGGTACTAATTTTGGTACCACAGGGGGAGGACCATATATCACTGCGTCTTATGATTATGATGCACCACTGGATGAGTATG gtAACCTTCGTCAACCTAAATGGGGTCATCTTAGAGATCTTCATTCAGTACTGAACTCAATGGAGCAAACACTCACCTATGGAGAAAGCAAAAATTCGAATTACCCagataataataacatattt ATTACTATTTTTGCTTACCAAGGAAAGAGAAGCTGTTTCTTTTCAAGCATAGATTATAAGGATCAGACAATTAGCTTTGAGGGCACAGATTATTTTCTTCCAGCATGGTCTGTCAGTATTCTTCCTGATTGCTTCACAGAAGTTTACAATACAGCAACG GTTAATGTCCAGACATCGATAATGGAGAATAAAGCAAACGCTGCTGATAGTTTTAGAGAACCCAATTCACTGCAATGGAAATGGCGACCAGAGAAAATTCGTGGACTAAGTCTGCAAGGAGATTTTGTGGGCAATACTTTGGTTGCTAATGAACTCATGGATCAAAAGGCTGTCACTAATGGTACGAGTGATTATTTGTGGATTATGAACAA cTATGATCATAATATGAATGATTCTCTTTGGGGAGCTGGTAAGGATATAATTCTTCAAGTACACACTAATGGCCACGTTGTTCATGCTTTTGTGAATGGCAAGCATGTTggtatgtattattatttccttttctttttcctttttttccaatttataaaatatataatttattattattattattattattattttatttttttggtaatAGGATCACAATCTGCATCTATAGAAAGTGGTCGATTTGACTTTGTTTTTGAgtcaaaaattaaactgaAACGAGGGATCAACAGAATATCTTTAGTTAGTGTTTCTGTAGGATTGCAG AACTATGGTGCTAATTTTGACACTGCACCAACTGGAATCAACGGTCCAATCACAATCATTGGAAGAAGTAAATTGGGCAATCAACCAGATGTGACGGTGGATATTTCATCAAACAGATGGGTGTACAAAACTGGTTTACATGGTGAAGATCAAGGATTTCAAGCTGTTAGGCCTCGCCATAGACGTCAATTTTATACCAAACATGTTTTAATTAACCAGCCCTTCGTGTGGTATaag ACAAGTTTTAATGCACCCCTAGGGCAAGATCCTGTGGTGGTGGACTTGCTTGGATTGGGCAAAGGAACTGCTTGGGTTAACGGGAGAAACATTGGGAGGTTTTGGCCGAAGGCTCTTGCCCCAGATGATGGTACTTGTAATGCACCTTGCAGTTATATTGGTACATATGAACCTAAACAATGTGTCACTGGTTGTGGGGAGCCAACTCAGAGGTACTACCATATTCCAAGAGATTGGCTAAAGCCAGAAGACAATAAGttggttttatttgaagaGTTAGGTGGAACACCAGACTTTGTTAGTGTCCAAACAGTTACTGTTGGTAAAGTTTGTGTGCATGGCTATGAGGGTCACACTGTAGAATTGTCTTGTCAACATGGAAGGAAGTTTTCTAAGATCACTTTTGCTAGCTTTGGTTTGCCTCAGGGTAAGTGTGGATCTTTCACTCCAAGCAACAACCATGATTGCCATGCTGATGTTTCAACTATTGTTGAAAAG GCTTGTGTTGGCAAGGAAAGATGTTCTATTGATATCTCTGAAAAAGCTTTAGCACCCATTCACTGTGATGCCAGGATCTACAGATTGGCTGTTGAAGCtgtttgttag